A genomic segment from Corylus avellana chromosome ca5, CavTom2PMs-1.0 encodes:
- the LOC132182002 gene encoding pectinesterase inhibitor 4-like, which yields MGQLLVIILLTLLPISTASSSQTYTTYIKTSCNSTLYQQLCYNSLSPYASKIKGDPKKLCKTALSIALQAASNASTTVSNLQKQKTLTSYEAQVVKDCIVNVKDSIDEIKQSLQAMDHLNGSDKEFQLSNIKTWVSAALTDENTCTDGFEKGQKVSAAVKNKIRNSILVVARLTSNALALVNKLKI from the coding sequence ATGGGCCAGCTTCTCGTTATAATTCTTCTCACTCTTCTACCCATCTCAACGGCTTCTTCAAGCCAAACCTACACAACATATATCAAAACATCATGCAATTCAACGCTATACCAGCAATTATGCTACAACTCCCTCTCCCCATATGCCTCCAAAATCAAAGGAGACCCCAAGAAGCTTTGCAAAACCGCCCTCTCCATAGCCCTGCAGGCCGCCAGCAATGCATCCACCACCGTGTCAAACCTACAGAAACAGAAGACATTGACGAGTTATGAGGCTCAAGTTGTCAAGGATTGCATTGTGAACGTCAAAGACTCCATTGACGAGATCAAGCAATCCCTGCAGGCTATGGACCATTTAAACGGCTCGGATAAGGAGTTCCAGCTGAGCAACATAAAGACGTGGGTTAGTGCCGCCTTGACGGATGAGAACACGTGCACGGATGGGTTTGAGAAAGGGCAGAAAGTAAGCGCGGCAGTGAAGAATAAGATCAGGAATAGTATATTGGTAGTTGCAAGGCTGACTAGTAATGCTTTGGCTCTCGTCAACAAACTCAAAATCTAG